TGGACATGGGAGTTGTTGGAATGGATAAAGTTTTTGCTGCCGGTGTATCTGGCTCAAGAAACAGGAGCGAATCCGTTGCACTGAACAATAAGTATGATAGCGGAACCAAGATCGAGATAGAGAATTCTGCTGAACTTAGAAAAATGGTGGTTTGTGGATATAATACATTTGGATGGGATAGGGATAAGGTGTCAGAATTATTCTATAGTATATTTGAAAATTTAAACAAAAATTATAATGTCTACGAGAAATATTATGACGATAAAGTTATTGAATATGTAAAAAATCTAATTGATATTTTCTGCGTTCAGGAGGCTGGGGGCCTTCATGAAACAACATTCTTGGAATCCTATAAAAGGTTCCATTGTGATTGGCGGCGTAGAGACGCAAAAAAATACCTTAAGAGAATAAAATTATTTATAGAGACGGTGTACGATCAAAGCTCTGTTTATCAGGATAAAGAAAAGAAGGATTATGTTGAGCATCAAATGAAGAAGTGGGAAAAAAGTAGTTATGATGATCTGCTGGAATCGTGGAATGGAGTGGTTGATTTGAG
This genomic stretch from Azospirillum sp. TSH58 harbors:
- a CDS encoding endonuclease/exonuclease/phosphatase family protein, whose amino-acid sequence is MDMGVVGMDKVFAAGVSGSRNRSESVALNNKYDSGTKIEIENSAELRKMVVCGYNTFGWDRDKVSELFYSIFENLNKNYNVYEKYYDDKVIEYVKNLIDIFCVQEAGGLHETTFLESYKRFHCDWRRRDAKKYLKRIKLFIETVYDQSSVYQDKEKKDYVEHQMKKWEKSSYDDLLESWNGVVDLRENSRCSIGIMCKDKDKVYGDDRNIHITESIYHRPVLGLTYYGLPVYSVHAPASNKDTKKAKYIKNLIKSMIEMHDKKWIAVGDFNYEPSLSSDILKENLENGRSLEEYTKICSPNKPTQNSGGTLDYAIHGSDVSCKIIKVLPSIKSDHRPVLYEVGFAP